One stretch of Arachis duranensis cultivar V14167 chromosome 1, aradu.V14167.gnm2.J7QH, whole genome shotgun sequence DNA includes these proteins:
- the LOC107474984 gene encoding uncharacterized protein LOC107474984 → MGGLFFLYGQGGCEKTFLWSTISCSIRSKGGIVLNVASSGIAALLLPNRRTAHSRFKIPLAINEDSLCSIKQGSPLARLISKAKLIIWDEAPMISKYCYEALDKCLRDILRCSDSYNAHLPFGGKVVVFGGDFRQILPVIPRGSRQDIIQSSINSSYLWHNCKVLKLTKNMRLSLDENNNIQEHRNFAEWLLKIGDGLAGNTTDGESIVQIPSDILIKNSETALDDLIDFVYPDMLSNLSVENYFKDRAILAPTLDCVSDVNNKMTAGLPGHERVYLSSDSVCAEEGNMEFELDAFSPEILNGNKLFRSTTTQVGSKGWRSCYVAAEYRPN, encoded by the coding sequence ATGGGTGGACTTTTCTTCTTATACGGTCAAGGTGGTTGTGAAAAAACGTTCTTATGGTCAACTATATCATGCTCAATTAGGTCTAAAGGAGGTATCGTTTTAAATGTTGCTTCGAGCGGGATTGCTGCACTTTTGTTGCCTAATAGAAGAACTGCACATTCAAGGTTTAAAATTCCTTTGGCCATAAATGAGGATTCTTTGTGTAGCATTAAACAGGGAAGTCCTCTTGCAAGGTTAATATCCAAGGCCAAATTAATCATATGGGATGAAGCGCCAATGATAAGTAAGTATTGTTACGAAGCTTTAGACAAATGCCTCAGAGACATCTTAAGGTGCTCAGATTCGTATAATGCTCATTTGCCATTTGGAGGTAAAGTTGTTGTTTTCGGAGgagattttagacaaatttTACCTGTGATTCCTAGAGGCTCAAGGCAAGATATAATTCAGTCTTCTATTAATTCTTCATATTTGTGGCATAACTGTAAGGTTTTGAAACTTACAAAAAACATGAGATTGTCACTAgatgaaaacaacaacatacaAGAACACAGAAATTTTGCagaatggctactcaaaattgGTGATGGTTTGGCTGGTAATACAACAGATGGTGAATCGATCGTTCAAATACCATCTGACATTTTGATTAAGAACTCTGAGACAGCTTTGGATGACCTCATTGATTTCGTGTATCCAGATATGTTATCCAATTTATCCGTTGAAAATTATTTCAAGGATAGAGCAATTCTTGCACCAACTTTGGATTGTGTCAGTGATGTCAACAACAAGATGACTGCAGGATTACCTGGACATGAAAGAGTCTACTTAAGTTCAGACTCTGTGTGTGCTGAAGAGGGAAATATGGAATTTGAGTTAGATGCTTTCTCGCCGGAGATTCTAAATGGAAATAAATTGTTCAGGTCTACCACCACACAAGTTGGTTCTAAAGGTTGGCGCTCCTGTTATGTTGCTGCGGAATATAGACCAAACTAA
- the LOC107474995 gene encoding uncharacterized protein LOC107474995 has translation MHPESKPRTVDDIDKVIKTEIPDKRENPKLYAAVEKYMVHGPCGHLNRKSQCMINGKCSKFFPKAFRDRTIIDEVGFPRYQRRDDGRTVSKKNIEVDNSFIVPYNPGLLLKFGCHINVEYTCQTSAIKYLFKYLHKGNDRVTAAFYQSNESQVDEIRNYYDCRYISACEAAWRLFGYPIQMKEPAVIRLPFHLPDDMPIVYKDTDTIQSVVETSFFKESMLIGWFKANEVHNDAKNLTYSEFLTKFVWNGEHHMWTHRKQGYAIGRISHIPPMNKEDYYLRLLLNIQKGCTSFSDLRTVNGVVYDSFKDACYALGLLQDDREFIDAISEAGTWHSATFLRRLFVVLLTSNNMSRPDFVWQKTWNFLSDDILYEQRRLLQMEDLIMSEVQIKDIALVKIEDLLQSNGKSLKEYCGMPYPLENLVSSLKDRIIMEELNFDVNTLANELGGYLERLTNE, from the exons ATGCATCCGGAATCAAAACCACGAACTGTTGATGACATAGACAAGGTTATTAAGACAGAGATTCCAGATAAGAGGGAAAATCCAAAATTGTATGCTGCTGTTGAGAAATATATGGTTCATGGTCCATGCGGTCATTTAAATAGAAAGAGCCAATGCATGATCAATGGTAAATGCTCAAAGTTTTTTCCCAAGGCATTTCGAGATAGGACAATTATTGACGAAGTAGGCTTTCCAAGATATCAAAGAAGAGATGATGGGCGAACTgtatcaaagaaaaatatagagGTTGACAATTCATTCATAGTTCCATACAATCCCGGCCTTCTTCTAAAATTTGGATGTCACATCAATGTTGAGTATACTTGCCAAACTTCAGCAATCAAATATCTGTTTAAGTATCTTCACAAGGGTAATGACAGGGTGACAGCTGCATTTTATCAAAGCAATGAATCTCAGGTAGATGAAATACGTAATTATTATGATTGTAGATATATATCAGCATGTGAAGCTGCATGGAGATTGTTTGGTTATCCTATTCAAATGAAGGAACCAGCAGTAATAAGATTGCCATTTCATCTTCCTGATGATATGCCAATTGTCTACAAAGATACCGATACAATTCAGTCAGTTGTTGAGACTTCTTTTTTCAAGGAATCTATGTTGATTGGATGGTTCAAAGCAAATGAAGTCCATAATGATGCCAAAAATCTGACTTATTCTGAGTTTCTAACAAAATTTGTTTGGAATGGAGAGCATCATATGTGGACTCATAGAAAGCAAGGCTATGCCATAGGAAGGATATCTCATATACCACCAATGAATAAGGAAGATTACTATCTAAGGCTACTTTTGAACATTCAAAAGGGATGCACGAGTTTCAGTGATCTAAGAACAGTTAATGGTGTCGTTTATGACTCCttcaaagatgcatgctatGCTCTAGGACTGTTGCAGGATGACAGAGAATTCATTGATGCAATCTCTGAAGCAGGAACATGGCACTCTGCAACTTTTTTAAGGAgactttttgttgttttattaaCATCAAATAATATGAGTAGGCCAGATTTTGTTTGGCAAAAGACTTGGAACTTTCTCTCCGATGACATACTATATGAACAGAGAAGATTATTACAAATGGAAG atTTGATCATGTCAGAAGTCCAAATAAAAGATATTGCACTTGTAAAAATTGAGGATTTGCTCCAGTCAAATGGCAAGTCATTGAAAGAATATTGTGGAATGCCATATCCTTTAGAAAATTTGGTGTCCAGCTTAAAAGACAGAATTATAATGGAAGAGTTGAACTTTGACGTTAATACTCTTGCGAATGAACTAGGTGGGTATTTAGAAAGACTAACTAATGAGTAA
- the LOC107475003 gene encoding uncharacterized protein LOC107475003 — translation MVESERLLYLRLKQPNLRLGKFKQLHECMVRGETNAINTGQRIILPKSFTGGPRYMFNNCKDAFAICKYAGYPSYFITMTCNSEWNEIKREVTPQGLHAEDRPDILCRIFKLKVDKLIKELKRGTFFGKIIGYCLTIEF, via the exons ATGGTTGAGTCAGAACGGCTTTTATACTTACGATTGAAACAACCAAACTTGAGGCTAGGCAAGTTCAAGCAATTGCATGAGTGTATGGTTCGTGGTGAAACTAATGCCATTAACACTGGACAAAGAATTATTCTCCCAAAGAGTTTTACCGGTGGTCCAAGGTACATGTTCAACAATTGCAAAGATGCTTTTGCAATATGTAAATATGCTGGATATCCAAGTTACTTTATCACTATGACATGTAATTCAGAATGGAATGAGATAAAAAGAGAGGTAACACCCCAAGGACTCCATGCAGAGGATAGACCAGACATCTTATGTAGAATATTCAAGTTGAAGGTTGATAAATTAATTAAGGAATTGAAGAGAGGAACATTCTTTGGAAAGATTATTGGAT ATTGTCTAACCATAGAGTTTTAA